One Equus caballus isolate H_3958 breed thoroughbred chromosome 17, TB-T2T, whole genome shotgun sequence DNA window includes the following coding sequences:
- the LOC138918377 gene encoding mitochondrial ornithine transporter 1-like isoform X3: MNGWTGNWSPVLCPFSDLHNAAAGSFASAFAALVLCPTELVKCRLQTMYETQMSGKIAKSQNTVWSVVKSILRKDGPLGFYHGLSSTLLREVPGYFFFFGGYELSRSFFASGRSKDELGPVPLMLSGGVGGICLWLAAYPVDCIKSRIQVLSMSGKQAGFLGTFITVVRNEGKTQEFHV, encoded by the exons ATGAACGGCTGGACAGGTAACTGGTCTCCTGTGCTGTGTCCTTTCAGTGACCTGCATAATGCGGCTGCCGGTTCCTTCGCCTCCGCGTTTGCTGCCCTGGTGCTCTGCCCCACTGAGCTTGTGAAGTGCCGGCTACAGACCATGTACGAAACGCAGATGTCGGGGAAGATAGCCAAAAGCCAGAA TACAGTTTGGTCTGTCGTGAAGAGTATCCTTAGGAAGGATGGCCCCTTGGGCTTCTACCATGGACTCTCGAGCACTTTACTTCGAGAAGTACCgggctatttcttcttcttcgGTGGCTATGAACTGAGCCGATCATTTTTTGCATCTGGGAGATCAAAAGATGAACTAG GCCCTGTCCCTTTGATGTTAAGTGGTGGCGTTGGTGGAATCTGCCTCTGGCTTGCTGCATACCCAGTGGATTGTATAAAATCCAGAATTCAAGTTCTTTCCATGTCGGGGAAACAGGCAGGATTTCTCGGAACCTTTATAACTGTTGTGAGAAATGAAG
- the LOC138918377 gene encoding mitochondrial ornithine transporter 1-like isoform X4 — translation MNGWTGNWSPVLCPFSDLHNAAAGSFASAFAALVLCPTELVKCRLQTMYETQMSGKIAKSQNTVWSVVKSILRKDGPLGFYHGLSSTLLREVPGYFFFFGGYELSRSFFASGRSKDELGPVPLMLSGGVGGICLWLAAYPVDCIKSRIQVLSMSGKQAGFLGTFITVVRNED, via the exons ATGAACGGCTGGACAGGTAACTGGTCTCCTGTGCTGTGTCCTTTCAGTGACCTGCATAATGCGGCTGCCGGTTCCTTCGCCTCCGCGTTTGCTGCCCTGGTGCTCTGCCCCACTGAGCTTGTGAAGTGCCGGCTACAGACCATGTACGAAACGCAGATGTCGGGGAAGATAGCCAAAAGCCAGAA TACAGTTTGGTCTGTCGTGAAGAGTATCCTTAGGAAGGATGGCCCCTTGGGCTTCTACCATGGACTCTCGAGCACTTTACTTCGAGAAGTACCgggctatttcttcttcttcgGTGGCTATGAACTGAGCCGATCATTTTTTGCATCTGGGAGATCAAAAGATGAACTAG GCCCTGTCCCTTTGATGTTAAGTGGTGGCGTTGGTGGAATCTGCCTCTGGCTTGCTGCATACCCAGTGGATTGTATAAAATCCAGAATTCAAGTTCTTTCCATGTCGGGGAAACAGGCAGGATTTCTCGGAACCTTTATAACTGTTGTGAGAAATGAAG
- the LOC111771797 gene encoding vacuolar protein-sorting-associated protein 36-like, with protein MSLTEVYCLVNRARGMELLSPEDLVNACKMLEALKLPLRLRVFDSGVMVIELQAHKEEEMVASALETVSEKGSLTSEEFAKLVGMSVLLAKERLILAEKMGHLCRDDSVEGLRFYPNLFMTQS; from the exons ATGTCACTCACAGAGGTATACTGTTTAGTAAACCGAGCTCGAGGAATGGAA TTGCTCTCGCCAGAAGATTTAGTGAATGCGTGCAAGATGCTGGAAGCGCTGAAATTACCTCTCAG GCTCCGAGTTTTCGACAGCGGCGTCATGGTAattgagcttcaggcccacaaggaagaggaaatggtgGCCTCAGCCTTGGAGACA GTTTCAGAAAAGGGATCCCTAACGTCAGAAGAGTTTGCCAAGCTCGTAGGAATGTCTGTCCTCCTGGCCAAAGAACG GTTGATTCTTGCAGAGAAGATGGGCCATCTTTGCCGAGATGATTCTGTGGAAGGCTTGCGATTTTACCCAAATTTATTTATGACACAGAGCTAA